A genomic segment from Amphiura filiformis chromosome 10, Afil_fr2py, whole genome shotgun sequence encodes:
- the LOC140162488 gene encoding beta-1,3-galactosyltransferase 1-like, translated as MVRRFRMIRVAILLVTASCIIIWMDDILHSIKSTVYGRSYGFKSIENPTARHIIQDDTRKITDSFNLSPESENRSSLLHHANDTNDIVKRDAQNLRPIKLMKIHPTLLPPSPTQDLRKRYKIENASYLVKNVSQFHDHTLVKDGIFFNRSMHGQHPYNYVHKNSNYCIRNNDKNSIFLLIMCLTAPDETSRRATIRRTWANVTDVLGRRVATIFLLANSSEKLNKVIAHESKIFGDICKADFVDSYRNLTLKTLMGFRWVNSFCNHTKFVLKIDSDVVPNLFNLVRHLETRINKTTFEGHLMKGIKPVRDNITWIKKWYLSESVYPHPTYPPYAIGMSYLVSSNLVNLLVSVSEHIPYIHIEDVYVGMLMKTIGVSPTHDKRYTQHRMSLKSENTTFDALCSFSKVFTVTILNPLIQMHQFWALWDAFDSNKCSNFTQNVPYY; from the coding sequence ATGGTCAGGAGATTTCGTATGATTCGTGTAGCCATTCTGTTGGTAACTGCTTCATGCATAATTATTTGGATGGATGACATCCTACACTCTATAAAGTCAACAGTATATGGTAGATCATATGGGTTTAAGAGTATTGAGAATCCGACCGCTCGTCATATCATACAAGATGACACCAGGAAGATTACTGATTCATTTAACCTGTCGCCAGAATCCGAAAACCGTTCATCATTGCTTCACCATGCTAATGATACTAATGATATTGTAAAACGCGATGCGCAGAATTTGCGACCAATAAAGTTAATGAAGATCCATCCTACTTTGTTGCCACCTTCGCCTACACAGGATTTGCGGAAGCGTTATAAGATTGAAAATGCTTCTTATCTTGTGAAAAATGTATCCCAGTTTCATGATCACACGTTGGTGAAAGATGGAATATTCTTCAATCGGTCTATGCATGGTCAACATCCATATAACTACGTGcacaaaaattcaaattattgtATCAGGAACAATGACAAAAACAGTATATTTTTGCTGATTATGTGTTTGACAGCACCTGACGAAACTTCACGACGCGCAACAATTCGCAGGACTTGGGCAAATGTTACGGATGTATTAGGAAGGCGTGTAGCAACTATCTTTCTGTTAGCTAACAGTTCTGAAAAGTTAAACAAAGTAATCGCCCACGAAAGCAAAATATTTGGAGATATATGTAAAGCAGATTTTGTTGATAGTTACCGGAATTTAACGCTGAAGACACTGATGGGATTTCGATGGGTCAACTCATTTTGCAATCacacaaaatttgttttaaagatTGATAGCGATGTCGTACCCAATCTGTTTAACTTAGTACGACATCTAGAAACACGAATTAACAAAACTACTTTTGAAGGCCATTTGATGAAAGGAATAAAGCCGGTAAGAGACAATATCACTTGGATTAAGAAATGGTACCTGTCGGAGAGTGTGTACCCCCATCCTACCTATCCACCGTATGCGATAGGTATGTCGTATTTGGTATCTAGTAATCTGGTTAACCTTTTAGTGTCTGTATCGGAGCACATTCCGTATATCCATATTGAAGATGTCTACGTGGGAATGCTGATGAAAACAATTGGCGTATCACCAACACATGATAAGCGTTACACACAGCACAGAATGTCTTTGAAATCTGAAAACACAACATTTGACGCACTTTGTAGTTTTTCGAAAGTATTTACAGTGACTATCTTGAATCCTTTAATACAGATgcatcaattttgggcattatGGGATGCATTTGATTCAAATAAATGTAGTAACTTCACCCAAAATGTACCATACTATTAA
- the LOC140161649 gene encoding uncharacterized protein: MCLRKLMGVSRLDRIRNTTIRKTLDMEFTILDRISTKRLRYFGHIQRMPPSCFPKLALEAHIHGKRPSGRPPKRWSDCLKADCSKVNISPSVEASRLAQDRRKWQDIMKQMAPLNPKLE, from the coding sequence atGTGCCTTCGTAAATTAATGGGAGTGTCACGTCTCGACAGGATCAGAAACACCACCATTCGCAAAACCCTTGACATGGAGTTTACCATCCTGGACAGAATATCAACAAAAAGACTCCGATACTTCGGCCATATCCAGAGAATGCCACCATCATGTTTTCCCAAATTAGCACTTGAGGCACATATTCATGGCAAACGCCCGAGCGGGAGACCACCAAAAAGATGGAGTGACTGCCTGAAAGCCGATTGTAGCAAAGTAAACATCAGCCCTTCGGTCGAAGCTAGCAGGCTAGCTCAAGACAGAAGGAAGTGGCAGGACATCATGAAGCAGATGGCACCACTCAACCCCAAGTTGGAGTGA
- the LOC140161648 gene encoding carbohydrate sulfotransferase 13-like produces MKFTYRLKVLFATIILLIALFVFLNLQLNNELILRSFHVVTRFEEGITGGNSGSENQLGSSLMEENETTKSNIGDVPCDEECGWLQEQQRRRNSVENACAYYNPESITKTVLRHILVSDTHKVLYCYIPKVACSNWKRIILSLNGKNITKAHTTFIPSLNTFSTEEVIKRLRDYSKLIIVRNPHERLLSAYMNKLAPTSNASDAKVFQHNFGPRIKNTNIKYLRKKFNLNYPGSKVEKQNLTKDERTNINFQEFVRYVGNTDNKFNGAEEHWSEMYRLCSPCYIQYNFIGKLETINEDSKFILSYIGAKNLSSIAQAKPRHTTNSTSGDKVQKAYKQVTEEDVLQFEKRFEKDMVLFGYQRPTRIAGFKSDDMDRKDALRQLSLDDV; encoded by the exons atgaaaTTTACCTACCGTTTGAAAGTATTGTTTGCTACTATCATCCTTTTAATTGCTCTATTTGTTTTCCTTAATTTACAACTAAACAATGAACTAATCTTGAGATCTTTCCATGTCGTTACTCGATTTGAAGAAGGAATAACGGGTGGAAACAGCGGAAGCGAAAATCAACTTGGATCGTCGTTAATGGAGGAAAATGAAACGACAAAATCAA ATATTGGTGATGTACCTTGTGATGAAGAGTGTGGATGGCTGCAGGAACAACAAAGAAGACGAAACAGTGTTGAAAACGCATGCGCATACTACAACCCTGAAAGCATCACAAAAACTGTTCTGAGACACATTTTAGTATCCGATACACACAAAGTATTATACTGCTATATCCCAAAGGTTGCTTGTAGTAACTGGAAACGGATAATACTTTCATTAAATGGGAAAAATATCACAAAGGCGCACACTACTTTTATTCCGAGTTTAAACACATTTTCGACTGAGGAGGTTATAAAGCGACTTCGAGATTACAGTAAGTTGATAatcgtcagaaacccacatgaGAGGTTGCTCTCTGCTTATATGAACAAACTCGCCCCAACCTCAAACGCTTCCGATGCCAAAGTCTTTCAGCACAATTTCGGACCAAGAATTAAAAATACGAATATTAAATATTTGCGaaagaaatttaatttaaacTACCCAGGTagtaaggtagaaaaacaaaaCTTGACGAAAGATGAAAGAACAAACATTAATTTTCAGGAATTTGTCAGATACGTCGGTAATACCGACAATAAGTTTAATGGTGCTGAAGAGCATTGGAGTGAGATGTACCGATTGTGCAGCCCGTGTTACATTCAGTATAATTTCATCGGGAAATTGGAAACGATTAACGAAGATTCCAAATTCATTTTATCATACATTGGTGCTAAGAATCTTTCGAGTATAGCGCAAGCTAAACCACGTCACACAACTAATAGCACAAGTGGGGATAAGGTTCAGAAGGCGTATAAGCAAGTTACCGAGGAAGATGTTTTGCAGTTCGAGAAACGGTTTGAGAAGGATATGGTGTTGTTTGGGTATCAAAGACCGACAAGAATAGCAGGATTTAAGAGTGACGATATGGACAGAAAGGATGCTTTGAGGCAACTATCACTTGACGATGTTTAA